Genomic window (Pseudomonas xantholysinigenes):
CACTGGAAGACAAGCCACGGCTCAAGGTGCGCCCTCCGCGCCTGGGCGGCAACAAGAGCATGGGCGTGTTCGCCACCCGGGCGACCCACCGCCCCAATGGCATCGGCCAGTCGGTGGTGCGCCTGGAGGGCGTCGAGCCGGGGCGTTTGCTGCTGTCGGGGATCGACCTGCTGGACGGTACGCCGGTGCTGGATATCAAGCCTTATGTGCCGTATGCGGACAGCATTGCCGGCGCGAGCAACCTGATGGCCAATGATGCACCAGAGGCGATTGCCGTCGACTGGAGCGAAAGCGCCCTGCCCCAAGCCCGCGACCATGCACTGCGCCTGGCTCAACCACTGGTGGAGCTGATCGAGCAGTGCCTTGCGCAGGACCCGCGGCCGGCCTACCAGGTACCGCCTGCGGAGCGGCTCTACGGGGTGAAGTTTTGGGATGTGCAGGTCAGGTGGCACTACCCGCAACCGGATCGAATCCGGGTGCTGGAAGTGGTGCGGGAAAGCTGAAGCTGTTTCGGCCTCTTCGCGGGTAAACCCGCTCCCACAGGCTCCACAAAACACTGTGGGAGCAACTGTCTTGCTCAACCGCTAAAGCTAGCGCGATCCCTGTGGGAGCGGGCTTGCCCCGCGAACACCGGCGCAGCCGGTGCCAGGCACCGCGTCGCTTGCATCTCGGGTAAGCCCGCGCCCACAGGTGTAGTGCATGGCCTAAAGCCTGCGCGGTCGCTGTGGGAGCGGGTTTACCCGCGAAGAGGCCAGCACTGGCAACCTCGATCTTGCAGGCATAAAAAAACGCAGACCCAGGTCTGCGTTTTTCATCAGCGCGACTCGCCTTACTTCTCGACGAACGCACGCTCGATCAGGTAGTCGCCCGGTTCGCGCATGCGCGGGGAGATCTTCAGGCCGAAGCTGTCCAGCACTTCGCTGGTTTCGTCGAGCATGCTCGGGCTGCCGCAGATCATCGCGCGGTCATCCTGCGGATTGATCGGCGGCAGGCCGATGTCGCTGAACAACTTGCCGCTGCGCATCAAGTCGGTCAAACGCCCCTGGTTCTCGAACGGCTCGCGGGTCACGGTCGGGTAGTAGATCAGCTTGTCGCGCACGGCATCACCGAAGAACTCGTTCTGCGGCAGGTGCTCGGTGATGAACTCGCGGTAGGCGACTTCATTCACGTAGCGCACGCCGTGGACCAGGATGACTTTCTCGAAACGCTCGTAGGTTTCCGGGTCCTGGATCACGCTCATGAACGGCGCAAGGCCGGTGCCGGTGCTCAGCAGGTACAGGTGCTTGCCCGGGTTCAGGTCGTCGAGCACCAGGGTGCCGGTAGGCTTCTTGCTGATGATGATCTCATCGCCTTCCTTCAGGTGCTGCAGCTGCGAGGTCAGCGGGCCATCCGGCACCTTGATGCTGAAGAACTCCAGGTGCTCTTCCCAGTTCGGCGAAGCGATGGAGTAGGCGCGCATGAGCGGACGGCCATTGTCCTGCTGCAGGCCGATCATCACGAACTGACCGTTCTCGAAGCGCAGGCCCGGGTCGCGGGTGCACTTGAAGCTGAACAGGGTGTCGTTCCAGTGGTGCACACTGAGGACACGTTCGTGGTTCATGTTGCTCATCGATGGGGCTCCTGAAGAAAAACGCGGCGCGCGCAAGACGCGCAGTTGCGCGATAGTTTAGGGGCAGCGACAATATCTGTTAACTGAATTATCAAGATATGTGTTATCGGTTATATAGATATGCGATTCACACTTCGCCAGCTCCAGGTCTTCGTCGCCGTCGCCCAGCACCAGAGCGTGTCCCGGGCCGCTGGCGTGCTGGCCTTGTCGCAGTCGGCCGCCAGCACCTCGATCACCGAACTGGAGCGCCAGTCCAGCTGCCAGCTGTTCGATCGCGCCGGCAAGCGCCTGAGCCTCAACGCCCTTGGCCATCAATTGTTGCCGCAGGCCGTCGCCCTGCTCGACCAGGCCAAGGAAATCGAAGACCTGCTCAACGGCAAGTCCGGCTTCGGCTCGCTGGCCGTCGGCGCCACCCTGACCATCGGCAACTACCTGGCCACCTTGCTGATCGGCAGCTTCATGCAGATCCACCCGGAAAGCCAAGTGAAGCTGCATGTGCAAAACACCGCGCATATCGTGCAACAAGTCGCCCACTACGAAATTGACCTGGGTCTAATCGAAGGCGACTGCAACCACCCCGACCTGGAAGTGCAGCCCTGGGTGGAGGACGAACTGGTGGTGTTCTGCGCGCCGCAACATCCGCTGGCCAAGGCCGGCCAAGCCGATATCGAGCAACTGGCCCATGAAGCGTGGATCCTGCGCGAACAAGGTTCGGGGACGCGCCTGACCTTCGACCAGGCCATGCGCCATCATCGCGCCAACCTGAACATTCGCCTGGAGCTGGAGCACACCGAGGCAATCAAGCGCGCCGTGGAATCGGGCCTGGGCATTGGCTGCATCTCGCGCCTGGCCCTGCGCGACGCCTTCCGTCGCGGCAGCCTGGTGCCGGTGGAAACCCCCGCCCTGGACCTGGCGCGGCAGTTCTACTTCATCTGGCACAAGCAGAAATACCAGACCTCGGCCATGCGCGAGTTTCTCGAACTGTGCCGCAGCTTCACCGCTGGCGTGCGCCGCAGCGACGAGATCGTCCTGCCGCCGATCGCCTGAACATCAGCCGAGCAGGATCACACCCCAGACCAACGCCACCATGCTCATCGCCACCAGTTGTGCGGCGCTGCCCATGTCCTTGGCGTTCTTGGACAACGGGTGGCGGTCCAGGGAAATGCGGTCGATGGCCGCCTCCACCGCCGAGTTGAGCAGTTCGACGATCAACCCGAGCAAACACACGGCGATCAGGATCGCCCGCTCGCCACGGCTGACCGGCAACCAGAAGGCGATCGGGATCAGCAGCACATTGAGCAGCACCAGTTGGCGGAAGGCCGCCTCGCCCTTGAAGGCGGTGCGCAGGCCGTCGAACGAGTAGCCCGCGGCATTGACGATACGTTTGAGGCCGGTCTGGCCTTTGAATGGCGACATACGTGTCAGTCACTTCACCGGAAAAAAGGCCAGCAGGCTAGTCCAGCCGGAGTCAAAAAAGCGTGAAGCCACGCCCAATCAGGTGGTCGAAACCGATTCAAGTTGTTGCAACAGCAACGCCGCCTGGGTCCGCGTACGCACGCCCAGCTTGCGGAAGATGGCCGTCACGTGAGCCTTGATGGTGGCTTCCGAGACATTCAGCTCATAGGCGATCTGCTTGTTCAGCAAACCTTCACAGACCATGGTCAGTACCCGGAACTGTTGCGGGGTGAGGCTGGCCAGGCCTTCGCTGGCAGCCTTGGCTTCGGCCGAGACGTCGACTTTCTCGAACGCCTGGGGCGGCCACCAGACATCGCCGTCGAGCACGTTGCGCACCGCTTCCTGGATCTTGCTCAGTTCGCTGGACTTGGGAATGAAACCGCTGGCGCCAAATTCGCGGGACTTCACCACGACCGCTGCCTCTTCCTGGGCCGAAACCATCACCACAGGGATCTGCGGGTACTGCCCGCGCAACAGGACCAGGCCAGAGAAACCATAGGCGCCAGGCATGTTCAGGTCCAGCAGGACTAGGTCCCAGTCAGCTTTCTCGGTCAGGCTGGTTTCCAGTTCGGCGATGCTCGCCACTTCCACCAGGCGCACATCCGGGCCCAGGCCGAGGGTAACGGCCTGGCGCAGGGCGCTGCGAAACAACGGGTGGTCGTCGGCAATCAGGATTTCGTATGTGGCCATCGATCTAAGGATCCTGTTCTGTGCCGGGCGCTTGGGATACGGGTGCGCCTGGCAGGCAACTCATGGCGCGTACGGCAGGGCCGCCGGCCGGGATGGCACGGCGAAGTCCGGGGTAACAGCAGCTTCGTCGTGCCTGAAGCGGCGCCAAGGATGCCGAGCACGGACCGGGTGGTCAAGCCGGTCGACTCCGCCCACCCTGGCTGCCAGCCCCGACAGTATGAACCAAACCGCCGGGCCTGCCCCTTGGACTATAGGAAGGTATGCAAACGCTGGTGGACCTCATCCTGGTCGTCCAGCGGCAAGCGTCGCTTGCCACTGAGGTAGTGCAGGCTGAATACATCCAGGTAGGCGTCCAGGGCCTGGGAAGCCTGGTTGTCGCCGGCCAGGTCCAGGCACATGGCGGCCACCTCGGCGGTGCAGAAGTGGTCGTCGCGCTTGGAGCGGCGTAGGCGATAGCGCGACATCTGCTCGGCCTGCAGGCTCAATACCGGAAAACGGTCCAGGTACGGGCTCTTGCGGAACATCTTGCGCGCTTCGGTCCAGGTCGCGTCGAGCAGGATGAACAGCGGGCGCTTGCCCGGCTCACGCGTCACCTCGCTGACCACCCGCTCCTGGGTAACGAACTCACCAGGGAAGACGATGAAGGGCTGCCACTGCGGGTCGTCGAGCAGCGCCAGTAGACGCTCGTCCACAGAAGTGCGCAGCCAGCCGAAGGCCGAGGTGTCCTCGATCAGGTCGGCGATCAGCCAGCCGGTGTTGGTCGGCTTCAATGGCTCGGTGTCGTGCATCAGCAGGCATACGCCGGCCTCGGCCTCGACCTTGGGTTTCCAGGCGCACAGGCAATGCGTGGCGATCACCCGGCAATCCGGGCAGCGCTCGGCACGCGAGCCACGGGCGACGAAGGGTTTGATGCTGCGCGCCAGGCGCTCGGCGCGCAGGCGCGCTACCGCGTGGCTCATGACAGCTGGCCTTGGCAGGAAAGTGGGAGGGGCACGGCGACGACTCGATGAAAACAAAGCGCCCAGTCTACCAGAGCGCACGTCATTTGCCGTGCAGCCAACGGTGCCGCTCCTTTATAATCACGGGCTCTGGCGGCCTGGAAACCCTGCGGTTTCATGGAACGCCGCCCGCCGGCGCTGGTCAAAGCGCCTGTCATCGAACCAGGAGAGATTCATGCTGCGTCTTATCGTCCCGACCCTGAGCCTGCTGCTCGCCCTGCCCCTGGCCGCCCAGGCCGCGTCCAAGCAGGAGTACGAGCTGACCCAGATGCTGCAGAAGGTCGCCAAGGAAAGCAGCGTCGGCACCCCACGGGCCATCAACGAAGACATCCTCGACCAGGGCTACACCGTCGAAGGCAAGGCCCTGATCAACCACCTGAGCGTACGCCAGGAACATGCCGCGCGCATGCAGGCCAACCCTGCGCAGGTGCGCAGCCAGCTGGGTGACAGCGTATGCCGCAACAACGGTTATCGCCAGCTCATGTCCAAGGGCGCCGTGATGGTCTACCGCTTCAGCGTCTACAAGACCAACCAGCCGGTCATGGACCAGGCCTTCGACGCCGCCAGCTGCGTGGCCGGCAACAAGAAGAAGTGATTCAGGCCAGCTCGCCGCGGTCACTGGCGCGCCGTTGCTCATCATCGGCGCGCAGTTCGGCAAGCAAGGCCTGCAGGTAGCACGAATGTGCCTCGGCCCCCTGCAAGCGGCGCAGGCACTCCCCCTCCAGGCTCAGGTAATGAGCCTTCGCCTCGTACTCGAGCAACTGCAACAGTTGCCCATCCACCTCGATCACCAGCCGGTGCATACCGCCACCTCGCCGCATCGCCTTACTGCCCCCCAGTTAACCAAAGCCTTGCCATCCCCGGTTTCCGTCTGACCGGCGGTAACGCGCACCTGTGGCGGCACGAACTCACGCCAGCGTCTAGATTGATAACGAGTACCCATAACAACGACAACGCGATGGAATTGCCACTGCAACATGGCCTTGAAGGCCTACTGCAACGCTCGGGGGGCACACTCGAGCCACAGCAGCCAGCGACACACGCAGTGTCGCGGCCGGGACCCGCCATCGACCCGGTCAGAGGTTTTGCTGCAGAAGGAGACGTTGAATGCCTTATCAATCGAACGAGCTGTTGTTCAACCACTTCCGCGACCACGGCATCGACCTGATGCCTATCGAGCAACAACTGCAACTGGTCGCACCGAACAGCCCGAACCTGCCGCTGTACCGCGACATGCTGCTGACAGTCCTGCGCATGGCCCATGACGACCGTAACCGCTGGAATGCCAAGATCACCCTGCAGGCCCTGCGCGAGCTGGACCATTCGTTCCGCACCCTCGAACACTACAAGGGCCGACGCAAGGTCACGGTATTCGGCTCGGCGCGCACGCCCCTGGAGCACCCGATGTATGCCCTGGCCCGCGAGCTTGGCGCCACCCTGGCGCGCTCGGACCTGATGGTCATCACCGGGGCGGGCGGCGGCATCATGGCCGCGGCCCACGAGGGCGCGGGTACCGACCACAGCCTGGGCTTCAACATCACCCTGCCCTTTGAACAGCACGCCAACGCCACGGTAGACGGCACCGATAAACTGCTGCCGTTCCACTTCTTCTTCATTCGCAAACTGTTCTTTGTCAAGGAAGCCGACGCGCTGGTGCTCTGCCCCGGCGGCTTCGGCACCCTCGACGAGGCGCTGGAGGTGCTGACGCTGATCCAGACCGGCAAGAGCCCCCTGGTGCCGGTAGTGCTGCTTGACTCCCCCGGCGGCAGCTTCTGGCGCGACGCGCTGGGCTTCATCAGTCGCCAGCTCGAGGAAAACCGCTACATCTTGCCAAGCGACCTCAAACTGGTGCGCCTGGTGCACAGCGCCGATGAAGCGGTCGAGGAAATCAACCAGTTCTACAGCAACTACCACTCCAGCCGCTGGCTGAAGAACCAGTTCGTGATCCGCATGCACCATCCGCTCAGCGAGGCAGCCTTGCATGATGTGGAGGAAGGTTTTGCCGACTTGCGCCTGAGCGGCAGGTACCACCAGCAAGCCGACAGCGGTGCCGAGCACGAGGAAGGCGACTTCAGCCGTCTCACCCGCCTGACCTTCGCCTTCAATGGTCGAGACCAGGGGCGCCTGCGGGAATTGGTGGACTTCATCAACCTGCCGGAAAACTGGGCCAAGCCGCAGCCGATGCACACCACCCAGCACGCCAGGGATGCCCTGCGGGCAAGCTGAACGCAAAAAGGCCTGTAGGGCTGGCGCTTTTCGCGCCAGCCCTACAGGCCTTTAGTAATCATCGAGATCGCGACCGCTAAGCAGACGTCCGATCATGTCCATCGGGAAGCCACGGTAAGCGAGAAACCGCGTTTGCTGTGCCCGGCTACGCGGGTCTTGAGGTCGCTGCCCGGCGAACTTGCGCTGCCACACATCCCGCAGTTGCGTCGCCCAGTCCACTTCGCTGTCGCGCAAGGCCTGGTCGATATCGCCACGGATCAAGCCACGCTGGCCAAGCTCCTCGCGAATGCGCGCGGGACCATAGCCCGCGTTGGAGCGGTAGCGGATAAAGCTTTCCAGGTAACGGGCCTCACTGAGTAGCCCCTCTTCGGCAAGCCGATCGAGCGCAGGCTCGATCAGCTCATCCGGCGCGCCGCGCTGACGCAGCTTGCGCGTCAGCTCGACGCGACCATGCTCGCGGCGTGCGAGCAGGTCCATGGCTGTCCGCCGAACGGCGACGGGGGTGTCGAGTACGACGGACATGGTGCCAATCAATAACCGGCGTCGGCGTCAGCCAGGTCGTCGGCATCGGCTTCAGCGGCAGCCGCCTTGGCCGCAGCAGCAACAGCACCCGAGGTCAGCAGCTTATCGCGGATCTGCTTCTCGATTTCGGCGCCGATGGCCGGATTCTCTTGCAGGTACTTGGCGGCGTTGGCCTTGCCCTGGCCGATCTTGTTGCCCTGGTAGCTGTACCAGGCACCGGATTTTTCCACCAGGCCCTGGGAAACACCCAGGTCGATGATTTCGCCGTTGCGGTAGATACCCTTGCCGTAGAGGATCTGGAATTCGGCCTGGCGGAATGGCGGCGAGACCTTGTTCTTGACGATCTTGACGCGGGTTTCGCTACCGACCACTTCGTCGCCTTCCTTGACCGCGCCGGTACGACGGATGTCCAGGCGCACCGAGGCGTAGAACTTCAGGGCGTTACCGCCGGTGGTGGTTTCCGGGCTGCCGAACATCACGCCGATCTTCATACGGATCTGGTTGATGAAGATGACCAGGCAGTTGGCGTTCTTGATGTTACCGGTAATCTTGCGCAGCGCCTGGGACATCAGGCGGGCCTGCAGGCCGACGTGCATGTCGCCCATCTCGCCTTCGATCTCGGCCTTGGGCACCAGGGCGGCCACGGAGTCGACGATGATCACGTCGACGGCGTTGGAACGCACCAGCATGTCGGTGATTTCCAGGGCCTGTTCGCCGGTGTCCGGCTGCGAGACCAGCAGGTCGTCGACGTTGACGCCCAGTTTGCCGGCGTATTCGGGATCAAGGGCGTGCTCGGCGTCGACGAAGGCGCAGGTGGCGCCGTTCTTCTGGGCTTCGGCGATGACCGAGAGGGTCAGCGTGGTCTTACCCGAGGACTCCGGGCCATAGATCTCGACGATACGGCCCTTCGGCAGGCCGCCAATGCCCAGGGCGATGTCCAGGCCCAGGGAACCGGTGGAGATGGCGGGAATGGCCTGGCGCTCGTGGTCGCCCATGCGCATGACCGCGCCCTTGCCGAATTGGCGTTCGATTTGACCCAGGGCCGCAGCCAAGGCGCGCTTCTTGTTGTCGTCCATTGAAATCCTCACGTGATCGACGGGGCCCTGGGGCCGGAACAACTGTATAAGTAGCCAGTATTATTCCACAGGGATTCGTTTCCGCAAACCCCCGCTGGACGATTTACTCGGCACCAAGCTGTAACAAGCCGTCTAGCGCGGCGATCACCGTCTGTCGGCGCACCGCTTCGCGGTCGCCGTCGAAGTGCCGGCGCTCGCTGCTCACGTGCTCGCCGTCGGCCCAGGCCAGCCACACCGTGCCCACCGGTTTGGCGGCTGAGCCGCCATCCGGCCCGGCCACCCCGCTCACCGCCACGGCGAAGCGCGCCCCGCTGGCGGCCCGGGCACCGCGGACCATGGCCTCGACCACCTCCTGGCTGACCGCTCCGACCTGGCCGAACAAGGCCTCGGGCACCCCGAGCTGGCGGGTCTTCTGGGCATTGGAATAGGTGACATAGCCGGCCTCGAACCAGGCCGAACTGCCGGGAATACGGGTGATGGCCTCGGCGATGCCGCCGCCAGTGCAGGACTCGGCGGTGCTCACCTGGGCGTTGAAGCGCCGCAGGTGTTCGCCCAGGCGGGTGGCAAGAACAGTGATCGGGTCCATGGCGAGCTCCTGGCAAGACAGCGCCCTACCCTACCACTCCCGCGCGCCCTGGCAAGCGCTCAGCGAGCCAGGCCACGCACGTAGTCCTGGCAGGCCCGCAACGCAATCAATCCCCGGTCGCCGTCGTCGGTGATGCTGATAATTCGTCGAGCATGCGCCAGGTCAAGTCGGGCGCGTACGGCGCCATGATCCACGCCGCCGGTGCCGGCGGCGGCAGGCACTGCGGCGCAACTGGCGTCGCGCTCGACCAGGACCGACAGGCGCAGATCGGCAGTAGCAAGGCGATCACGCAAGCGTGCTTGAGTGTGCTGGGCATCGTTGAGCTCCTGGTAATGTTTCGATTCACTGTCGCGCAGGCGCTGCTCAAGGCCCTGGCGCTGCTCGCGCTCGGCGAGCAGCAGGCTGTACTGGGCCTCGGCCTGGTCGAGCCGCTGCTGCACCAGCGCCTGTTCCTGGTCCGCCAGTTGCTTGCCGTAACGCCAAGCCTGGACCTGCCATGCGGCGGTGGCACACAGCGCCATCAGCAGCAAGCTCAGCGCTACCTGCAAACGGCTCAACACAACACCTCTCGCGCCCTCGCCCACAGCTCCAGGCGTTCGCTCAGGCCATTGAGACCACCATTGATATGCCGGGTGATGCGATTGAACTCGCCCTGGTCGGCCAGGGCATTGAGCCCGCGCGAATGCCAGAACCAGGCCGCCGACTCGCAGGCCCAGCGCGGCTGTTCGAGCATCTGCGGCTGCGCCAGCAGGCGTTCGTCGCCGAACAGCGCACGGCTGCAGGCCTGGTAGTTGTTGCGCCCGGTCACCTGGATAAGGCCTCGGCCGCAATACAGCTGACCGTCGCCATCGGCCTGCGGCGTGTTGCCCAGACGCAGCGCCAGGCTGCCGGTGTCGTAGCGGGCCAGGTACTGGTCGTTGCCCAGCTCCTTGACGTAGCGCAGTTGGCCAGACTCATGGCCCACCTGGGCCAGGAAGGCGGCGATGCGCTTGGGATGGTCGATTTCCCAGTTGGCCATTGCCGTGTTCAGCGCTGGCAGGAAAGTCGCGGCGCGTTGGCCGGCGAGTGGATAGATCTGGCGAAGCTGCTGTTCAGTGAGCGGCATCGATACATTCTCCATGGCTGTCTGATCGAAGGGCGGCGCAGGCCGCCGGTGGCTCGCTCATAGGCGATGGCTCGAAGCGCGTGGCTTTCACATGATTCATGGTGCGGCAACGGCCGCACTTGATCTGGAGCTCGGAAACCGGGGTGATGCGGGCCAGTAGCTTGTGGCACTGGCCGCAGCGTAAGTCGATGAACATGAAGATCGTCCTGGTGGTGAAGCCGCCTGGAACTCCCGGCATGCGGAAAAATGAACGCGATTCAGCGCTGGAGCAGCACATGACGATCGCCCCAGGCGGACCACAGCATCAGGCACGCACCCACCAGCCCCAGGAACACGCCGAACCCGATCATGAAATCCGAGTGCCGGTTGTGCCAGTTGACGACCTTCCAATAGAGCCGCTCGTCAAAAAGGACCTTTCCATCCAATGTGGCCACCTCGCGAACCATGCTGTGCTCAGCCCCTACTTCGACCGTCAGCATCACCTTCTTCGCGATGCGCAAGCCTGCGCCCTCATAGCCCTCGCGGTAGCTGAAAACCTCCTGATGACGAACGCCGTCTTGCAAGCGATATGACACATCGAATTGCACGACAGGCCTTCCGTCCAATTTCCAGGTGTCCGGGTAACCACTGACCCACCCCTCGATCTCGTGCAAATGCTCGACATCGGTAGGCACATAGACCATGCGATCGCAGGAATACAACAACGCCACGGCCAGGCCACAGAGGGTAAACACCAGAAGTTCCAGCAAGCGCCGCCGGGGTGTACTTGCAGGTCGCTCAGCGCAAAATGAGGTGTTGGGGACCACGGGGCGTTTCTCCTCTTCAGACAAGACAAGGGTGATCGTCATCAGTGATAACGATCCCGGCCAAAATATGTCTGTCGTGGGTTCACCCACTCAATCGGGCCAATATCCACCCGGGGGTAGGAAATTTCCCGACATGGCGCATGGGGATAGATCACCGCGGGGCCACTGCCATACGCGCCCTGACCTGAAGCACCGCCTCCG
Coding sequences:
- a CDS encoding diacylglycerol kinase, which gives rise to MSPFKGQTGLKRIVNAAGYSFDGLRTAFKGEAAFRQLVLLNVLLIPIAFWLPVSRGERAILIAVCLLGLIVELLNSAVEAAIDRISLDRHPLSKNAKDMGSAAQLVAMSMVALVWGVILLG
- a CDS encoding quorum-sensing-regulated virulence factor family protein — encoded protein: MLRLIVPTLSLLLALPLAAQAASKQEYELTQMLQKVAKESSVGTPRAINEDILDQGYTVEGKALINHLSVRQEHAARMQANPAQVRSQLGDSVCRNNGYRQLMSKGAVMVYRFSVYKTNQPVMDQAFDAASCVAGNKKK
- a CDS encoding LOG family protein, giving the protein MPYQSNELLFNHFRDHGIDLMPIEQQLQLVAPNSPNLPLYRDMLLTVLRMAHDDRNRWNAKITLQALRELDHSFRTLEHYKGRRKVTVFGSARTPLEHPMYALARELGATLARSDLMVITGAGGGIMAAAHEGAGTDHSLGFNITLPFEQHANATVDGTDKLLPFHFFFIRKLFFVKEADALVLCPGGFGTLDEALEVLTLIQTGKSPLVPVVLLDSPGGSFWRDALGFISRQLEENRYILPSDLKLVRLVHSADEAVEEINQFYSNYHSSRWLKNQFVIRMHHPLSEAALHDVEEGFADLRLSGRYHQQADSGAEHEEGDFSRLTRLTFAFNGRDQGRLRELVDFINLPENWAKPQPMHTTQHARDALRAS
- a CDS encoding tRNA-uridine aminocarboxypropyltransferase — encoded protein: MSHAVARLRAERLARSIKPFVARGSRAERCPDCRVIATHCLCAWKPKVEAEAGVCLLMHDTEPLKPTNTGWLIADLIEDTSAFGWLRTSVDERLLALLDDPQWQPFIVFPGEFVTQERVVSEVTREPGKRPLFILLDATWTEARKMFRKSPYLDRFPVLSLQAEQMSRYRLRRSKRDDHFCTAEVAAMCLDLAGDNQASQALDAYLDVFSLHYLSGKRRLPLDDQDEVHQRLHTFL
- the fpr gene encoding ferredoxin-NADP reductase: MSNMNHERVLSVHHWNDTLFSFKCTRDPGLRFENGQFVMIGLQQDNGRPLMRAYSIASPNWEEHLEFFSIKVPDGPLTSQLQHLKEGDEIIISKKPTGTLVLDDLNPGKHLYLLSTGTGLAPFMSVIQDPETYERFEKVILVHGVRYVNEVAYREFITEHLPQNEFFGDAVRDKLIYYPTVTREPFENQGRLTDLMRSGKLFSDIGLPPINPQDDRAMICGSPSMLDETSEVLDSFGLKISPRMREPGDYLIERAFVEK
- the tsaA gene encoding tRNA (N6-threonylcarbamoyladenosine(37)-N6)-methyltransferase TrmO, with the translated sequence MQHTVSPVGILRSCFKEKFAIPRQPQLAPAARGVLELLPPFDQGDAVAGLEQVSHVWLLFLFHQALEDKPRLKVRPPRLGGNKSMGVFATRATHRPNGIGQSVVRLEGVEPGRLLLSGIDLLDGTPVLDIKPYVPYADSIAGASNLMANDAPEAIAVDWSESALPQARDHALRLAQPLVELIEQCLAQDPRPAYQVPPAERLYGVKFWDVQVRWHYPQPDRIRVLEVVRES
- the recX gene encoding recombination regulator RecX — translated: MSVVLDTPVAVRRTAMDLLARREHGRVELTRKLRQRGAPDELIEPALDRLAEEGLLSEARYLESFIRYRSNAGYGPARIREELGQRGLIRGDIDQALRDSEVDWATQLRDVWQRKFAGQRPQDPRSRAQQTRFLAYRGFPMDMIGRLLSGRDLDDY
- a CDS encoding Com family DNA-binding transcriptional regulator, encoding MFIDLRCGQCHKLLARITPVSELQIKCGRCRTMNHVKATRFEPSPMSEPPAACAALRSDSHGECIDAAH
- a CDS encoding glycoside hydrolase family 19 protein → MPLTEQQLRQIYPLAGQRAATFLPALNTAMANWEIDHPKRIAAFLAQVGHESGQLRYVKELGNDQYLARYDTGSLALRLGNTPQADGDGQLYCGRGLIQVTGRNNYQACSRALFGDERLLAQPQMLEQPRWACESAAWFWHSRGLNALADQGEFNRITRHINGGLNGLSERLELWARAREVLC
- the erdR gene encoding response regulator transcription factor ErdR; translated protein: MATYEILIADDHPLFRSALRQAVTLGLGPDVRLVEVASIAELETSLTEKADWDLVLLDLNMPGAYGFSGLVLLRGQYPQIPVVMVSAQEEAAVVVKSREFGASGFIPKSSELSKIQEAVRNVLDGDVWWPPQAFEKVDVSAEAKAASEGLASLTPQQFRVLTMVCEGLLNKQIAYELNVSEATIKAHVTAIFRKLGVRTRTQAALLLQQLESVSTT
- a CDS encoding lysis protein, which translates into the protein MSRLQVALSLLLMALCATAAWQVQAWRYGKQLADQEQALVQQRLDQAEAQYSLLLAEREQRQGLEQRLRDSESKHYQELNDAQHTQARLRDRLATADLRLSVLVERDASCAAVPAAAGTGGVDHGAVRARLDLAHARRIISITDDGDRGLIALRACQDYVRGLAR
- the finR gene encoding LysR family transcriptional regulator FinR; translated protein: MRFTLRQLQVFVAVAQHQSVSRAAGVLALSQSAASTSITELERQSSCQLFDRAGKRLSLNALGHQLLPQAVALLDQAKEIEDLLNGKSGFGSLAVGATLTIGNYLATLLIGSFMQIHPESQVKLHVQNTAHIVQQVAHYEIDLGLIEGDCNHPDLEVQPWVEDELVVFCAPQHPLAKAGQADIEQLAHEAWILREQGSGTRLTFDQAMRHHRANLNIRLELEHTEAIKRAVESGLGIGCISRLALRDAFRRGSLVPVETPALDLARQFYFIWHKQKYQTSAMREFLELCRSFTAGVRRSDEIVLPPIA
- a CDS encoding CinA family protein, with the translated sequence MDPITVLATRLGEHLRRFNAQVSTAESCTGGGIAEAITRIPGSSAWFEAGYVTYSNAQKTRQLGVPEALFGQVGAVSQEVVEAMVRGARAASGARFAVAVSGVAGPDGGSAAKPVGTVWLAWADGEHVSSERRHFDGDREAVRRQTVIAALDGLLQLGAE
- the recA gene encoding recombinase RecA encodes the protein MDDNKKRALAAALGQIERQFGKGAVMRMGDHERQAIPAISTGSLGLDIALGIGGLPKGRIVEIYGPESSGKTTLTLSVIAEAQKNGATCAFVDAEHALDPEYAGKLGVNVDDLLVSQPDTGEQALEITDMLVRSNAVDVIIVDSVAALVPKAEIEGEMGDMHVGLQARLMSQALRKITGNIKNANCLVIFINQIRMKIGVMFGSPETTTGGNALKFYASVRLDIRRTGAVKEGDEVVGSETRVKIVKNKVSPPFRQAEFQILYGKGIYRNGEIIDLGVSQGLVEKSGAWYSYQGNKIGQGKANAAKYLQENPAIGAEIEKQIRDKLLTSGAVAAAAKAAAAEADADDLADADAGY